Part of the Chromatiaceae bacterium genome is shown below.
TTTTTTCCCGAAGGGATGGTCCGGGCGCACCTCAGCCAGTCCAGCCTCGGCAGCGTCGTGCGCGCCGCGCTGATCGGTGTGCCGATGCCGCTGTGTTCCTGCGGGGTCGTGCCGACAGCGATAGGCCTGCGCAACCAGGGTGCCTCGCCCGGTGCGACGACCTCGTTCCTGATCAGTACGCCGCAGACCGGGGTCGATTCGATCCTGGTCAGCGCGGCGTTCCTCGGTTGGCCGTTTGCATTGTTCAAGGTGGTGGCGGCATTCTTCAGCGGAGTCGCCGGCGGATGGCTGGTCAACCGTTTCACGGCCCCCGATGCGGCCGCGGCGGAACTCGAGCAAGGCGAACATTGGCGGGATGTCGACAACCGGCTGCTCGCGGTGCTGCGTTACGCGCTGTTCGATATCCTCGCGGCGATCGACCTGTGGCTGATCGGCGGTGTGCTGCTCGCCGCATTGATCACCTTCGCGGTACCGGCTGACTACTTCGCCTCGGTGGGCTGGGCACAGGGCGTAGGCGGCATGCTGCTGGTCCTTGCGGTATCGCTGCCATTGTACGTGTGCACCACCAGCTCGGTGCCGATCGCCGCTTCGTTGATCGCCGCCGGCATGCCGGCGGGCTCGGCGCTGGTGTTTCTGATGGCCGGCCCGGCGACCAATGTGGCGACCATGGGGGCCGTCTACCGGGCGCTCGGCGCACGCGTCCTCGCGCTCTATCTCGGAACAGTGATCGTCGCCAGCGTGGGGCTGGGGATGACGTTCGATTTCATCATCGGCGGGACCACGGTGGTGACCGGTGCGCACGCACACGCGACGCGGGCCTGGTGGGAGATCGCCTCGGCGGTATTGCTGCTAGCGCTGATGACCTACCTGCTGGCCCGTCGTCTGCGTCGACGCTGGCTGCCGGACCGCGATCGCGTGTCGGACCAGCCGCAACTGACGCTGCAGGTCGAAGGCATGTCGTGCCAGCATTGCGCCGCCAGCGTGTCACAGGCGTTGCAGGCGGCGGACGCGGTCGAGCGGGTCGACGTCGAATTGTCCTCGGGACGCGTACAGGTCTGGGGCGGCGATCTGCGGCGTGACCGCCTGGCCGCGGTGGTCACGCGTGCCGGGTACAAGGTCGTCGACGCGGAGTGACTGCTCTATACTGGAAAAGACTATGAAGACCCCGTCCAAGACCGTCTTTCCGCAGCGCCTCGAGGTTCCCTCCTGGTTGCGTGCGCATGGCATCTTCCCGACCCGGCAGCGTGTCCAGGTGGCCGAGGCGCTGCTATGCAGACCGCAGCACCTCACTGCCGACCAGCTGTTGCAGCGGGTCAATGCGGAGCACCCATCGGTGTCGCGGGCGACGATCTACAACACCCTCGGTGCATTCGTGCGTGCCGGCCTGGTGCGGGTCGTCAGCATTGACGGCGGCACCGTCTGCTATGACTCCTCGGTCCACCACCACGCACATGTCTACCACGAGGATACCGGCGAGGTGGTGGATGCCGATATCGATCTGCTCAAGCTGGCCCATGGCATCCCGCTACCCGAGTCGGTCGAGATTGTCGACGCCGATTTTGTCGTACGGGTACGCAGCAAGACGCCCGATTGAAGTCGTAGGGGTTTCAGGTCGGCGGGAGCGGAGCTGCTGCGGCATCCGTCCGCCGTCACACCCGGCGACTTCGAATTCACTTTGACGACGCCTGCCTTTCCGAAATCAGAACAATTCTCCGAAAATCAACAAGCTGAATCCTGGTTGAGCGTATCGAACGAGAGCGTCCGTTCAACCTGCAGACGTCGCGATGGCGAGAAGCGTGATTGCGGTGCCCGTCGCCGAGGCGTGTTGCTGGCGGCGCCGGCGCTGCCGAGAGCCTGTACACCCGCATGGACCGAATGTTCGATCCGGTCCCGTACCAAGTACCCACGGTCGGGGCGAATGCGGTGACCGGCGAGAAGATCCAGCCAGGCAGGATGCCGTTCTTCGGTCCGCGACTTCGGGCACGTGGTGTGATCAGCCGCAATGCCTGTCACAAGCCGGGTACCGGGGAAGACGACGACCGCGGGAGCGCGGATACGCCGAAGCCACCGCTCCAGGGTCCGGGCGGCGCCAGTCCGTAACGCCCCCTGCTGCACCAACCCTGGCGCAACCGCGCGGTTGGGCCTGGGTTAATTCCTTATTTTTGCATGTAAATCGGCGGAATCACGGTTGACAAAGAGCAGTTGGGCGTAGAATCTGGTCGGCATTTATTATTCGAGGACGACATTGATGTCGCGAGTGCTGATAGTCGATGACCAGCTGATCAGCCGCATGATTCTCGAACAACTGATCCGGTCGATCGGTGACGAAACGGAGGCAGTATCGTTCGCCGATCCGGTGAAGGCACTCGAATGGGCCAAGGAAAACCGCCACGACCTCGTCCTCACCGATCTTAAGATGCCCAACATGAGCGGCGTCGAGTTCACCCAGTGGCTGCGCAAGACGCCCACCTGCGTCGACGTACCGGTGATCGTGATCACCTGTATGGACGACCAGACGACAAAATATCGCGCGCTTGAGGCCGGTGCGACCGATTTTCTCACCAAACCTATCGACCATCACGAATGCCGTGCCCGTTGTCGCAATCTGCTCAAGCTGCGGCAGCAGCAGTCGATAATCCGGGATAGGGCACGTTGGCTCGAGAAGGAAATCACAGAAAAGACGCGCGAGTTGCAGTTGCGCGAGCGGGAGACCCTGTTGCGCCTCGCAAAGGCGGGGGAGTACCGCGACAGTGATACCAACGGACACGTGCTACGCATGGCGTATACGGCACGCCTGATCGCCGAGACGCTGGGTAAAGACGCCGAGTACTGCGACATCATCGAACAGGCCGCTCCCATGCATGACATTGGCAAGATCGGTGTGCCCGACCGGATTCTGCTCAAGCCGGGAAGGCTCGATGCGCACGAACGGTCGGTGATGATGCAGCACACCCGTATCGGATACGAGATCCTGCGTGACAGCCCGTCGATGTATCTGCAGTTCGGTGCGACGATCGCGTGGTGTCATCACGAAAAGTACGCCGGCGACGGTTATCCGCGCGGGCTCAAGGGTGACGAGATCCCGATCGAAGCGCGGATCGTCGCGATCGCCGATGTGTTTGATGCGCTGCTATCCGAGCGACCGTACAAACAACCATGGCCGGTGGAGCAGGCGCTGGACCTGATCCGCAAGGAATCGGGACGACATTTCGATCCGGAGTGCGTAGAGGCCATGTTGCTGAATCTGGATCGCATCGTGGCTTCACGTTCGCTGTTGGAGTTCGACACTGAGCCGAAGGCCGGATGAGCCTCGCATGCCATGTCCCAGTTCCGATCGATCA
Proteins encoded:
- a CDS encoding permease — encoded protein: MLFGYLDALWNILLDLSPALLLGLLLAGVLRVFFPEGMVRAHLSQSSLGSVVRAALIGVPMPLCSCGVVPTAIGLRNQGASPGATTSFLISTPQTGVDSILVSAAFLGWPFALFKVVAAFFSGVAGGWLVNRFTAPDAAAAELEQGEHWRDVDNRLLAVLRYALFDILAAIDLWLIGGVLLAALITFAVPADYFASVGWAQGVGGMLLVLAVSLPLYVCTTSSVPIAASLIAAGMPAGSALVFLMAGPATNVATMGAVYRALGARVLALYLGTVIVASVGLGMTFDFIIGGTTVVTGAHAHATRAWWEIASAVLLLALMTYLLARRLRRRWLPDRDRVSDQPQLTLQVEGMSCQHCAASVSQALQAADAVERVDVELSSGRVQVWGGDLRRDRLAAVVTRAGYKVVDAE
- a CDS encoding transcriptional repressor, coding for MKTPSKTVFPQRLEVPSWLRAHGIFPTRQRVQVAEALLCRPQHLTADQLLQRVNAEHPSVSRATIYNTLGAFVRAGLVRVVSIDGGTVCYDSSVHHHAHVYHEDTGEVVDADIDLLKLAHGIPLPESVEIVDADFVVRVRSKTPD
- a CDS encoding response regulator, which encodes MSRVLIVDDQLISRMILEQLIRSIGDETEAVSFADPVKALEWAKENRHDLVLTDLKMPNMSGVEFTQWLRKTPTCVDVPVIVITCMDDQTTKYRALEAGATDFLTKPIDHHECRARCRNLLKLRQQQSIIRDRARWLEKEITEKTRELQLRERETLLRLAKAGEYRDSDTNGHVLRMAYTARLIAETLGKDAEYCDIIEQAAPMHDIGKIGVPDRILLKPGRLDAHERSVMMQHTRIGYEILRDSPSMYLQFGATIAWCHHEKYAGDGYPRGLKGDEIPIEARIVAIADVFDALLSERPYKQPWPVEQALDLIRKESGRHFDPECVEAMLLNLDRIVASRSLLEFDTEPKAG